CCGCCCGTCCAGGCGTGGAGGACCTCGAGTGGCGTATCGTTGGGCGTCCCGTCCCCATTTCCATTGCCGTTGCCGTTGCCGTTGCCGTCGTCAGCGGTGCTACAGCCAGCGAGTCCACCCACGACGAGCCCGGCGGACGTTCCCAAGACTTTACGACGCGTGATCGGTCCGTGATTTGCACTGCTGTCTTGTGGCATACACCTTGTTGTTCTACGTTCTCCTATATAGTAATTGTGGTGATCATTCATAAACGATGGATGGCAAACCAGCAGCTGTCACGAAGCGAGAACAGTGGAGCGCTCACGATCGTCGAAAGCTGCCTGGAACCCGGCGCGCCAAAGGTGTCACAGCTGGCAGTCCCGTACGTCAGGTCCGAGTCGACTGCTCTCTATCGGGCGGTCGATGCGGGAAATCGTTACAACGGCCACTATCAGGCCGGCTCAGCGCCGCGGAGCGGTTGATCGCTTTCGACGTCCTGGAGACTGCGGTTGTGCAGCGCGTTTCCGGTCTCGGCATCGAACACGTGGATAGCGTTCTCGGGGAGTTCGATACCCACGGACGCGCCTTCCTCGGCCGAACGCATGCCGCCGATCGTCGCAGTCAGTTCTGATTCGGTCCGGTCCTGGCCCTCGAACGCGAGGTGGACGGTGTTCTCGTCGCCCTGCGGTTCGACGACGCCGACGGTCGCCGGGAACTCGTGTGCTCCGGTCGGACTGTCGACGATGTCTATGTCTTCCGGTCTGATACCGAAAATCAACTCCGAGTGACCATCTAGATCGGCACGCACGTCCTCGCTGAGCGAGTATTCGAAGTGCTCGCCGACGAGCGTTCCGTCTTCCAGCGTGACCGGGAGGAAGTTCATCGACGGTTCGCCGATGAAGCCGGCGACGAACTGGTTGTTCGGTCGGTGATAACACTCCAGCGGCGTCCCGACCTGCTGGAGTTCCCCGTCGTTGAGGACCGCAATTCGGTCGGACATCGTCATCGCCTCGGTCTGATCGTGGGTCACATAGATCGTCGTCGTCCCGAGGTTCTCCTGGAGCTGCTGGAGTTCGGTCCGCATCTCCGCCCGAAGCTTGGCGTCGAGATTGGCCAGGGGTTCGTCGAGCAGGAACGCCTCGGGTTCGCGAACGATCGCCCGTCCCAGCGCGACGCGCTGTTGCTGACCGCCCGACAGCTCGCCCGGCTGCCGGTCGAGCAGGTTGTCGATGTCGAGCAACTCGGCGGCATCTTCAACTTGTTCGCGTATCTCGGCGTCGGAGAGATCGGTCGACTCTTCAAGACCGAACGACATGTTCCCGCGCACCGTCATGTGAGGGTAGAGCGCGTACGACTGGAACACCATCGCGATGTCGCGCTCCTGTGGCGTGAGATTCGTGATCGGTCGGTTCCCTAGGTGGATCGTCCCCTCCGTCGGCGTTTCGAGTCCCGCGACCATCCGGAGTGTCGTCGACTTTCCACAGCCGGACGGGCCGACGAGTACCAGGAACTCGCCGTCTCTGATCTCGAGATTCAGGTCGTCGACCGCGACGATATCACCACTCTCGTCCTGAAACACCTTGGTCACTCCGTCGAGCGTGACACTTGCCATGATCGATTGTGCGTTATTCTGGTACAAATAATTTGCCCAAATAGTCAGTCGTCTGCATACAGATCGGTGTCAGTCTCCGTCTCAAACTCGTCAAGCGCGTCTCGGAGGGGGCGAGCGTACTGGGTCAGATCACGAGCGCGATCGGATATTTCCGTGAGTTCGGCGGCCTGCTCCTCGGCGGCACCGGCGACGATCCCGGATTCGGCGAGCGTCTCCTCGCTGAGCGTCGCGATTTCGCTGATACGAGCTGCGATTTCGTCCAGACGCTCGCCGTGTTCCTGGACGTCATCGTCGCCGTGTTCAGCGAGCGTCTCGTAGGCCGCGGCGAGGTCGTCGATCTCGCGGGAGATCTCCTGCAGTTGCTCTTTCTGTTCGTCGGCGTCGTCGGCGATCCGCTGGACAGAATCGGCAACGTGACCGCTTGCGACCCGGACGCTATCCGAACTCGTCTGGAGGAGCTCCCCAGTGTTTTCCACTTCGATCGCGAATCGCTTGAGTTGGCCGGTCGCGCGCTCTAGTTCCGCAAGCATTTCGTTGAACGAGGTCGCGATCCGATCCATCGAATCGCTCTCACCGTCGGGCTCCAGGCGCTGAGTCAGGTCGCCGTCCGCACAGCGACGCATGGTTCGTGAGTACTCTTCGGCCTTCTGCTGGAGATACTCGTTCATCCGCATCGCTTCGGCGCGGGAAACCTCGGCCTCCTTGCGCGCGCGCTCGACTTCCCTGATTTGCTGCCGGAGCGAGCGACGCATGTCCTCGAACCCATCGTACAGCTCACCGATTGCATCGATCCGGGTTGTCCTCTTCGTGGTCTCGAGGTCGCCCTCGCGCATCCTGTGTGCCCAGTGACGGAGCCGGTTGATATCGCGAGTCGTATTGTATCCGATGGCCGTTCCAAACAGACCGACCAACAAAATCCCGCCAACCGTCGCGATTTTTCCCCAGCGCGAAATAGCTAGCATAAAACCGAAGACGTTCGAGCGCGGTTCGTGAACGAGCACAGTCCAGTTCAGATTCACGTTCGAGACCTTGGCGGGTGCATAGCCCACGGTGTACTCCTCGTTCAGGATCGTCTCGTCCGGCGCCATATTGGGGATCACGCCGGCTTTCTGGTCAGTCCCGTCCAGTTCGGATGCGAGACGGACGGGACGCATCGCAGTTCCGTTCCCATATTGATCGCGACCGGGTATCCGATCGCCATCGTTAGTCGCCTGAATTGTCCCCTCATCGTTGACGACCATCGTGACTCGATCTTCGGTATCGGTGTCCAACGACATCGTGAGATCTGTGATAGAGTACTCCATCACGAGATACCGGTCCGGATGCCCGGTCACGGGACTCACAAACGCGACGACGGGCATGTCGCCGATCCGGTGAACGGTCGTGACGTGGACGTCCATCACGTCGATGGCGTCGAACGGCGCCTCCCCGACCCAGGCCCGTCGCGTCTGGTTGAGTTGCCTGTCGGCAATGAGCTGCGGGCTCGCGACGACCCGAGTGCCCGAATCTGACACGTTCAACAGATAGATCGCGTTCACGCCGTACACGTTCCCGTCTGTCGTCGCCAGCTCGCTCCGGATGTCGAATCGAGCGCCCGGCTCGGTATTGCTGAGCGCGTCGTTCTTCGAGGCGAGCGTGACCGAAATCGAGTTGCGCTCGATCCAGGTTTCTAAGGTGTTTGCCTGTTGCGACGCCAGATTCCGGTACTCCTCCTCGACGTTCTGTTCGACCTGCTGTGAGACCACACCGGTTGCTGTTGCTCCCAGGACCCCAATAGTGACGCCCATTATCGCCACGACGAGGGCGAATTTCAGGGTGTACCGTCGACGAACCACGTCGGGAACGATCCGACTCAGTATCGACGTGCTCCCGGACTCCGCCTGATTTTTCCCGGTGCCTGGACCGCTCATTGTTTTATTCGTACATTGTTCATGGTCGTACGGGGTGGTATATGTTCTGGCTGAGAACGAGAGTGCGTCACGCGGGACAACACTGGGAACCGGCCGTTCACTATTAGAGAACGGCAGGCAAGACGACCCAATCGGTCAGTCGTAGTATCACGCCTCAAACCGTCGATCACCTGCCCTTGTTGCAGTCGGCAGTAGCTACCCCTCGTTCCGCCGCACAATCGTTCGCTAACAGTAAACGAGCGTGCGTCGATACCGTATAGTCCGTGGCGACTCTCCACGGCCTCATAGTGACCGTTGTATTACCGATACGACCGCACGCATTGTGCTCCGTGCTGTCGGCGGCCATATGACAACCCCGCGAAACGGCAAGAGAGACACTGACGAGCGGTGCCTGATCGACAGGTGCGACCGGGGAGAGGACATCTGTTCACACAGAGCGAACGATATTTGTGCCAGCGGAGCGTTCACTCAGTCCATGGCCCGGTCAAACGGTAAGCAGATCAAGGCAACCCAAACGAGTGTTGCGGTTCTCGAAGCGATCGCCGAACTGGACGGGGCCGGCATCAGCGAACTAGCACGGTACCTCGATCGTTCGAAGGGCGGGATCTACAAGCACGTGCATACGCTTGCGGACCTCGGTTACCTGGTCGAACGCGACGGAACGTACCGACTCAGTCTCGGTCTGTGGTCGCTCGGTGCGACCGTGCCGGAGCGAGTGGTGCCGGACAGCGTCGAATCGGTCGTCAACGATCTGGCCGCGTCGGTCGGCCACGTTACAACACTCGTCCTGTACGAGAGCAAGCGGGCGATCGCCACGTACGT
This window of the Halapricum desulfuricans genome carries:
- a CDS encoding ABC transporter ATP-binding protein, translated to MASVTLDGVTKVFQDESGDIVAVDDLNLEIRDGEFLVLVGPSGCGKSTTLRMVAGLETPTEGTIHLGNRPITNLTPQERDIAMVFQSYALYPHMTVRGNMSFGLEESTDLSDAEIREQVEDAAELLDIDNLLDRQPGELSGGQQQRVALGRAIVREPEAFLLDEPLANLDAKLRAEMRTELQQLQENLGTTTIYVTHDQTEAMTMSDRIAVLNDGELQQVGTPLECYHRPNNQFVAGFIGEPSMNFLPVTLEDGTLVGEHFEYSLSEDVRADLDGHSELIFGIRPEDIDIVDSPTGAHEFPATVGVVEPQGDENTVHLAFEGQDRTESELTATIGGMRSAEEGASVGIELPENAIHVFDAETGNALHNRSLQDVESDQPLRGAEPA
- a CDS encoding HAMP domain-containing protein, with the translated sequence MGVTIGVLGATATGVVSQQVEQNVEEEYRNLASQQANTLETWIERNSISVTLASKNDALSNTEPGARFDIRSELATTDGNVYGVNAIYLLNVSDSGTRVVASPQLIADRQLNQTRRAWVGEAPFDAIDVMDVHVTTVHRIGDMPVVAFVSPVTGHPDRYLVMEYSITDLTMSLDTDTEDRVTMVVNDEGTIQATNDGDRIPGRDQYGNGTAMRPVRLASELDGTDQKAGVIPNMAPDETILNEEYTVGYAPAKVSNVNLNWTVLVHEPRSNVFGFMLAISRWGKIATVGGILLVGLFGTAIGYNTTRDINRLRHWAHRMREGDLETTKRTTRIDAIGELYDGFEDMRRSLRQQIREVERARKEAEVSRAEAMRMNEYLQQKAEEYSRTMRRCADGDLTQRLEPDGESDSMDRIATSFNEMLAELERATGQLKRFAIEVENTGELLQTSSDSVRVASGHVADSVQRIADDADEQKEQLQEISREIDDLAAAYETLAEHGDDDVQEHGERLDEIAARISEIATLSEETLAESGIVAGAAEEQAAELTEISDRARDLTQYARPLRDALDEFETETDTDLYADD